AGCGAGGTGGCCAAGAAGATGTTAGATGGAGTGATTGCTTAAGCAGGAGAGCCTTCAATATGGCTAAGGAGAAGTTTGAGCGGACGAAGCCGCACGTGAATGTTGGGACGATCGGTCATGTGGATCATGGCAAGACGACGTTGACGGCGGCGATCACGATGGCGATGGCGC
This portion of the Candidatus Zixiibacteriota bacterium genome encodes:
- a CDS encoding GTP-binding protein, coding for MAKEKFERTKPHVNVGTIGHVDHGKTTLTAAITMAMA